In bacterium, the genomic stretch CGTAGTGCGGGGCCACCTGCGGGTCGTGCCGCACGTTGGTCAGGTCAATGCCGTTGACGACGACGCGCATGTCTACGGTTCACCGGTCCTCTCGGCAAGCTCGTCCTCGGTGAAGGCCGCCTCGCCCTCTTTGGCGTCGAAGGCGAGGAAGGCAAATTTGGCGAATTTCTCCGGTTCCCGGCGCACGGCGTTCCGCCGGCGGAGCTGGAGAATGAAGACCACCGCCGAAACCACGGCGCCTACGGCCATCACCCCCAGGGCCCACCCCGCCGCGGTCTCATCGCGCAAACCGGCGAGAACCGCAGCCGCCGCGCCGAAAAAAACGGCCAGCCCCAAAGACAGAAGGAGCGGGAATCGGTACAACCTCCGCAGTCGCTCCCGGGAATAATCTACTTCCACGGGCCGGAGATCGTACTGGCCCGGCTTATCGGGAACCGGTAGTCCCACCCAGAGCCGCATTTTTCGCTACCGCCGGCTGAAGGCGCCGGCGATTAAGAGGAGGCGCAGCAGGATGAGAATGCTCGACACCAGGGCGGCGACGTAGGTCAGCGCCGCGGCCGAGAGAATCTTCCGCGCCCCCGCTTGCTCCTCGGGCTCCAGGTAGCCACCGTCGCGCAGGATGACCAGGGCCCGCGAGCTGGCGTTGAACTCCACCGGCAGCGTTATCAGTTGGAACAGCAATAAAAGCGTGAAGCAGCCGATGCCGACCCAGACCAGCGGCTCCACGGCGAAGATGAGCCCGGCGATGAAGAGCGGCAGGTAGAGCCAGGAGCCGATTCTCGTCGCGGGGACGACGGCGTTGCGCAGGTGGAGCGGGAAGTAGCCGCTTCCGTGCTGGATGGCGTGGCCGACCTCGTGGGCCGCCACCCCCAGCGCGGCCACGGAGGAGGCGTGGGCCACGTCGGCGGAAAGGTACAGTTTGCGCGTCCGCGGGTCGTAGTGGTCCGAGAGCTTACCGCCCACCACCTCTATCTCCACGTCGGGCAGCCCGGCCTCGGTCAGGATGCCGGCCGCCACCTGCGCCCCGGTCAGCCCTCCGCGCGTCTGGACCTTCGAGTAGCGGCGGAAGCGCGAGTTGACCATGGACTGGGCGATGAGCCCCAGGATGAGCCCGGGGATGAGTAAAACCATAGTCCAGTCCATGTAGAACCAGCCGAAACCGTAGAACATGGGTGGTCCTCCGAGCCGCACCGTTTCGCCCCCATTATAACCGCTCTCCCGCCGGCTGGCCACACCCCTACCGCCGGGCGTTTGCAACAAAACGGTCTTTTCGGGCACCCTCGAAGCGACCCGCGGCCCGGCGTCCTCCGACCCCTGCTTGACCAACCGCTTCCCGCGGTGCATAATCCCTGCGACCCTCGGAGACGTCCCTTGGTTAAGCCAGTCCACAGGATTGCCGGTCTGAAAATCGTTATCGCCAAGGGCGACATCGCCCGAGTGGCCTGCGACGCGGTGGTCAACGCGGCGAACAACCACCTGTGGATGGGCTCCGGGGTGGCGGGGGCGCTGAAGAAAGCCGGCGGCTCCTCCGTCGAGCGCGAGGCGATGGCGCTGGGTCCGATAGAGGTGGGCCGGGCGGTGACCACCGGCGCCGGGAAACTGCCGGCGCGGTGGGTCATACACGCGGCGGTGATGGGTCAGGACTTGAAGACCGATGCCGATAAAGTTCGCCGGGCGACGACCAGTGCAATCGAGGAGGCCGACCGGATCGGGGCCAAATCAGTCGCCATGCCCGCCCTGGGCACCGGGGTCGGGGGGCTGGCCATGGAGGATTGCGCCCGGGCCATGCGCGCCGGTCTGGAGGAGGCTTTACCGTTGAAGGGCGTCCGTCGCGTAATTTTCGTCCTCTACGGCCCCCGAGCCTACGAAGCCTTCCAGTCGG encodes the following:
- a CDS encoding zinc metallopeptidase — translated: MFYGFGWFYMDWTMVLLIPGLILGLIAQSMVNSRFRRYSKVQTRGGLTGAQVAAGILTEAGLPDVEIEVVGGKLSDHYDPRTRKLYLSADVAHASSVAALGVAAHEVGHAIQHGSGYFPLHLRNAVVPATRIGSWLYLPLFIAGLIFAVEPLVWVGIGCFTLLLLFQLITLPVEFNASSRALVILRDGGYLEPEEQAGARKILSAAALTYVAALVSSILILLRLLLIAGAFSRR
- a CDS encoding macro domain-containing protein — its product is MVKPVHRIAGLKIVIAKGDIARVACDAVVNAANNHLWMGSGVAGALKKAGGSSVEREAMALGPIEVGRAVTTGAGKLPARWVIHAAVMGQDLKTDADKVRRATTSAIEEADRIGAKSVAMPALGTGVGGLAMEDCARAMRAGLEEALPLKGVRRVIFVLYGPRAYEAFQSAF